DNA from Arthrobacter sp. PvP023:
CTTGATGCGCTGGAAGAGGTCCGGAACCCCGGTGGCGTCGGCCAGGATGTGGTAGCCGTCGAATCTGACAAGGGGGAGGAGCTGCCGGACCATCTGCAGAATCTGGGTGACAACCACCAGCAGCAACGCATCGAAGCCAGTGGCCCACCAGATGCCCATGATGGCCACGGCCACGATCGCATTGAAATACAGTCCGCCGAGGTCCGTGCGAATCCGGCCGCCGCGGCCGAGCCGGTAGGAGTCGGTGACGTCGGTGAAGAAAGCGGGCCAGATCAGATAGAGGCCGGCGCCCATCGCTCCCGGCGTGGCACCGCCGCGGCGTGCTGCGGCGGCGTGGCCGAACTCGTGGAAGCCGGCGGACAAAACGGTGACGGCCAGGACCAGCAGCACCATCGCCGGGTTGGCGAAGGCATCGTGCGTGGCGGAGCCGAGTCCCTTGACCATCAGCACCCACCAGCAGGCGGCCAGGAACGCTGCGCACACAGCCACAACTATGAGCGGGTTGAAGAGGACTGCAAACGGAGCAGTAAGTTTCCGGGTGCGGTCCGGATCGGTCACGGTGTACCGGAAGCGCATGCCCAGCAGCGGATCGGCTTTCTTGACTTCGGGCTGCGAACCGTCGGCCAGCCGGAGCAGTCCCAGCGGGAGCAACTGCGAGCTGATCAGCGTGCGGACATTGTCCGGGCTGACCAGCCTGCCGAAGCGGGCGCTGGCATGCTCTGCAACCTCGTCGACGCTGCGGTTGCCGTCGATCGCCTCGAGTACCAAGTACAACAGGCGGGTGAGCTGGATGGCCTGCCCGTCGGCACGCCGGACCAACGAGGGCGGCTCGCGGTAGCCGGAGCCCTGTGTTTCGCCGATCAGCTCGATGCCGTCGGCCCGGAAGGGAACGTCGGGCAAATCAACAGCGGGCCCGGAGTTTTCCGGCTGGCGTCCGGCGCTGGGCGCGGAAGAGGCCGGCGGGCCGTCCAGCCGGGACGGCCCGCCGTGCACTGTGCTCATTAAGGAGTGCTCATCGTTGACGTCGGTTTCCGGACTCTACTGCCGGAGGTCGGACTGCTGATCGGCGGAGGCGGTGGCTTCGCCGTCGATGTGCTGGCTGATGATGGCGTCCTGCTGGGCCACGGCGAACGCGTCGCTGTCGATGGATCCGATGTTGGCGGCCACGGCCGCGTCGATCGGTGCGGCCACGTTGGCATTGGCCGCAACCGCGCCGTTGATCGGGGCGGCGATGTCCGCATCGGCGGCAAGGTCAACGTTCACGTTCAGGAGGTCACCGTCCAGGGCTGCAGAGGGATCCACCGGCAAGGCGCCGACGTCGGACGTTGAGCCCTCGGGCAGGGTGCCGTCGGCGGTTCCGTCAGCGGCGGTTCCGTCAGTAGCACCGCCGTCGGTGGAATCGGCGCCAGTGCTTTCGGGCGCCTGGTCAATGGTGCTGTCCTGGGTGGAATCCGCCGTGGCGTCAGCGGTGATCCCCTGATCGATGATCACGCCCTGGTCTGCGAGGGCCTGGGACTCGGACCCGTAGGAGAGGATGTTTGCGGAGGCTGCCGCGTCGATCGGGGCCGCCACGTTGGCGTTGGCTGCCACGGCAAGGTCGATGGGT
Protein-coding regions in this window:
- a CDS encoding peptidoglycan-binding protein, with the translated sequence MSTEQGLTPLSDEELMAQGGTALPDKEVASVLDLNADLDLGINAAAPIDLAVAANANVAAPIDAAASANILSYGSESQALADQGVIIDQGITADATADSTQDSTIDQAPESTGADSTDGGATDGTAADGTADGTLPEGSTSDVGALPVDPSAALDGDLLNVNVDLAADADIAAPINGAVAANANVAAPIDAAVAANIGSIDSDAFAVAQQDAIISQHIDGEATASADQQSDLRQ